In Anoplopoma fimbria isolate UVic2021 breed Golden Eagle Sablefish chromosome 22, Afim_UVic_2022, whole genome shotgun sequence, a genomic segment contains:
- the LOC129111976 gene encoding LOW QUALITY PROTEIN: helix-loop-helix protein 2-like (The sequence of the model RefSeq protein was modified relative to this genomic sequence to represent the inferred CDS: inserted 1 base in 1 codon), with amino-acid sequence MMLSPDQAEADLSWTQSDPESILNGLKSTGCTSDEPAEGEERVKCRSDQPXSREEKRRRRRATAKYRSAHATRERIRVEAFNVAFAELRKLLPTLPPDKKLSKIEILRLAICYISYLNHVLDV; translated from the exons ATGATGCTGAGCCCGGACCAGGCGGAGGCGGACCTCTCCTGGACTCAGTCCGACCCGGAGTCCATCCTCAACGGCCTCAAGTCGACCGGCTGCACCTCGGACGAGCCggcggagggagaggagagggtcAAGTGTCGGTCCGACCAGC TGAGCCGGGAGGAgaagcggaggaggaggagggccacGGCCAAGTACCGCTCGGCCCACGCCACCCGGGAGCGCATCCGAGTGGAGGCCTTCAACGTGGCCTTCGCAGAGCTGAGGAAGTTACTCCCCACCTTGCCTCCAGACAAGAAGCTCTCCAAGATCGAGATCCTCAGACTGGCGATATGCTACATCTCCTATCTCAACCACGTGTTGGATGTGTGA